In Deltaproteobacteria bacterium, the following are encoded in one genomic region:
- a CDS encoding ABC transporter ATP-binding protein, whose protein sequence is MKIGNGKPPGAGQTGLALEVRDAVKRFGEITAVDHVSLAIREGEIFSLLGPSGCGKTTLLRIVAGLETPDEGDVLIAGRVVNNVPPYKRDCSIVFQQLALFPHMSIFDNIAFGLVERRVAREEIRQRVLEVLAFVNLEGMETRRPSQLSGGQQQRVALARSLVLKPKVLLLDEPLASLDRKLRKEMQVELKRIQREVGTTFLYVTHDQKVALSLSDRIGVMKDGRVVQIGTSSEIYETPKTTFVASFMGATNIFLGEMISRGNGKIQLETREGLRILAPEPEEAECEKITGCSVHPELIQVLSETGEGQPLDPEENNAFHGTIDEVFYQGDFSELTVLIRPSDTPLTVHLGRGEAQNIEASPGKEVIARWNWRQSNVLVG, encoded by the coding sequence ATGAAAATTGGGAACGGCAAACCGCCAGGCGCTGGCCAAACAGGACTCGCCCTGGAGGTAAGAGACGCGGTAAAACGGTTTGGAGAAATCACGGCGGTCGACCATGTAAGCCTGGCCATCAGGGAAGGGGAGATATTCTCGCTTCTCGGCCCCAGCGGTTGCGGAAAGACCACTCTCCTCCGGATTGTGGCAGGCCTGGAAACGCCGGACGAGGGTGATGTCCTGATCGCCGGGAGGGTGGTCAACAACGTGCCTCCTTACAAGAGAGACTGCAGCATCGTATTCCAGCAGCTGGCCCTTTTCCCCCACATGTCGATCTTCGACAACATCGCCTTTGGTCTGGTCGAAAGGAGGGTGGCCAGGGAGGAAATCAGGCAGAGGGTTTTGGAGGTGCTTGCCTTTGTCAACCTGGAAGGAATGGAAACCAGGAGGCCGAGCCAGCTCAGTGGCGGCCAGCAACAGCGGGTCGCTCTGGCACGTTCTCTGGTTCTGAAGCCCAAGGTGCTGCTCCTTGACGAACCTCTCGCATCCTTGGACCGGAAGTTGAGAAAGGAGATGCAGGTCGAACTGAAGAGAATCCAGCGGGAGGTGGGAACAACCTTTCTCTATGTTACCCATGACCAGAAGGTGGCACTCAGCCTTTCCGATAGGATCGGTGTGATGAAAGACGGAAGGGTCGTTCAGATAGGGACATCGAGCGAGATATACGAGACCCCTAAGACCACCTTTGTAGCTTCTTTCATGGGAGCAACCAACATTTTCCTGGGAGAGATGATCTCCAGGGGGAATGGAAAGATCCAGCTCGAAACCCGGGAGGGTCTTAGGATACTGGCCCCCGAACCTGAGGAGGCGGAGTGCGAGAAGATTACGGGCTGCTCCGTTCACCCGGAGCTGATTCAGGTTCTTTCCGAGACAGGTGAGGGACAGCCCCTTGACCCGGAAGAGAACAACGCCTTTCACGGCACAATCGACGAGGTCTTCTACCAGGGCGACTTCTCTGAACTCACGGTTTTGATACGACCGTCCGACACCCCCCTTACAGTTCATCTCGGTAGAGGCGAGGCACAAAATATAGAAGCTTCACCTGGCAAGGAAGTGATTGCGCGTTGGAACTGGCGCCAGAGCAACGTGTTGGTCGGCTGA
- the speB gene encoding agmatinase, whose translation MEEPDPAYGAHLMAYAGIPTFMHRQASRRLYGVDEAIVGIAFDSGASSFRSGTRFGPRKIREASLAIWGYNRILGVAPLEVMRIVDYGDVAVQPTDIQTTIEAITAEVGALLDRGPKVIALGGDHSITLPLLRAHAARLGQLAVVHFDSHADTMEGRIDHGTPFRHAIEEGLIHRDAYIQIGIRGPLLDSRELAAAESLGARILPIEACFEMGMPSVIRTIQDLMGGRRVYVSLDIDAVDPAYAPGTGTPEIGGFTSYQMLQMVRGLAGLDLVGFDLVEVSPPYDAGEITSILAANLAFEFLSLLAVNRLSSERRPAR comes from the coding sequence ATGGAAGAACCAGATCCAGCCTATGGGGCCCATCTCATGGCCTACGCTGGGATCCCAACTTTCATGCACCGGCAAGCGAGCCGCAGGCTCTACGGAGTAGATGAGGCCATCGTAGGCATCGCCTTTGACAGCGGTGCCAGCAGTTTTCGTAGCGGCACCAGATTTGGCCCGCGGAAGATCCGCGAGGCTTCACTCGCTATTTGGGGATACAACAGGATTCTCGGTGTCGCACCCCTTGAAGTCATGAGGATTGTGGACTACGGTGACGTAGCCGTGCAGCCCACCGACATTCAGACCACCATAGAGGCCATAACCGCCGAAGTGGGGGCTCTTCTGGATCGTGGTCCTAAGGTTATCGCACTAGGGGGTGACCATTCCATCACCCTCCCGCTCCTCCGGGCCCATGCGGCAAGGCTAGGCCAGCTGGCCGTGGTACATTTCGACTCGCATGCAGATACCATGGAGGGAAGGATAGATCACGGAACACCTTTCCGCCACGCCATTGAAGAGGGATTGATCCATCGGGATGCTTACATCCAGATCGGTATAAGGGGTCCTCTTCTCGACTCAAGAGAGCTTGCAGCCGCAGAGAGCCTCGGTGCCAGGATACTGCCCATAGAGGCCTGTTTTGAAATGGGCATGCCCTCGGTAATCAGGACCATTCAGGACCTGATGGGCGGTCGTAGGGTCTACGTGTCCCTTGACATCGACGCGGTCGATCCGGCCTACGCTCCCGGCACGGGAACGCCGGAGATCGGCGGCTTTACAAGTTACCAGATGCTGCAGATGGTGCGGGGATTGGCGGGACTCGACCTGGTGGGATTCGACCTAGTAGAGGTGAGTCCCCCTTATGATGCCGGAGAGATCACCTCTATTTTGGCAGCAAACCTTGCATTTGAGTTTCTCTCTCTTCTGGCTGTGAACAGGCTATCATCCGAGAGGAGACCTGCAAGATGA
- a CDS encoding 4Fe-4S binding protein, producing the protein MNHDMGIYERLAGALDRLPNGFPRTLSNVEIPLLKKIFSLEEAALACQMGRTFEPAETIAERAKHLPEETRARLMKMAERGLVWVDQDLPRPGFRLAPFIIGIIEDQVLQTRDPELARLADRYMAEGGARGIMSPDPALHRVIPARGSVKSEWVLPYDDVRAILLTSKTFRARDCFCRTQQDLVGGRRCSYPIRNCLIFSSESSAHSSEHEISQKEALALLDEAEHIGLVHTVSNVAGGIGYVCNCCGCCCEILRAINDWGVENSVAAANYFAVIDPDRCVGCGTCIDRCQVHAISKQEGVALVDLKRCIGCGLCVTGCPNGVARLERKQEKELLQPPTDYITWEEERLRNRGLTE; encoded by the coding sequence ATGAATCATGACATGGGCATTTACGAAAGGCTTGCAGGGGCCTTGGACAGGCTACCCAATGGCTTTCCTAGAACCCTCTCCAACGTTGAGATACCGCTTCTCAAGAAGATCTTTTCTCTGGAAGAGGCGGCCCTTGCCTGCCAAATGGGTCGCACCTTTGAACCTGCAGAGACCATAGCCGAGAGGGCCAAACATCTTCCCGAGGAGACGAGGGCCCGGTTAATGAAGATGGCAGAACGGGGCCTTGTCTGGGTCGATCAAGACCTGCCCCGGCCGGGATTCAGACTGGCACCCTTTATCATCGGAATCATCGAGGACCAGGTTCTCCAAACCAGGGATCCCGAACTCGCCCGGCTCGCAGACAGGTATATGGCAGAGGGCGGCGCAAGAGGGATCATGAGTCCGGATCCGGCCCTTCACCGTGTCATTCCTGCACGGGGGTCGGTCAAGTCTGAATGGGTACTGCCCTATGACGATGTTCGAGCTATCCTGCTCACATCCAAGACCTTCCGTGCCAGGGACTGCTTCTGCCGAACCCAGCAGGATTTGGTGGGAGGCCGGCGGTGTAGCTATCCCATCAGAAACTGCCTTATTTTCTCGTCGGAGTCCTCGGCACATTCTTCTGAGCACGAAATCTCCCAAAAGGAAGCTCTTGCCCTTTTGGACGAAGCAGAGCATATCGGCCTGGTTCACACGGTGAGCAACGTGGCAGGAGGGATTGGTTATGTCTGCAACTGCTGCGGATGCTGCTGTGAGATCCTCCGGGCAATCAACGATTGGGGGGTGGAAAACTCGGTCGCTGCTGCCAACTACTTCGCGGTCATCGACCCTGACAGGTGCGTGGGATGTGGAACATGCATCGATCGATGCCAGGTTCATGCCATCTCTAAGCAGGAAGGGGTGGCCCTTGTAGACCTGAAGCGCTGCATCGGGTGCGGCCTCTGCGTCACAGGATGCCCCAACGGTGTGGCAAGGCTTGAAAGAAAACAAGAAAAAGAGCTCCTCCAACCACCGACCGACTACATCACGTGGGAAGAAGAGCGCCTCCGCAACCGCGGACTGACCGAGTAG
- a CDS encoding MGMT family protein: protein MKRKRGEVTEFQNRVYAAARKIPRGKVTTYKYLARAIGCGSSRAVGQALRVNPFAPEVPCHRVIRSDLTIGGFSGQVEGPSIEEKKALLAREGVRFDGDRLSRREDVYRFDDL from the coding sequence ATGAAGAGAAAGCGTGGAGAGGTCACCGAATTTCAAAACCGGGTCTATGCTGCTGCGAGAAAGATTCCCCGAGGAAAGGTGACCACATACAAGTATCTGGCCCGGGCGATCGGTTGTGGTTCTAGCCGGGCCGTGGGCCAGGCGCTCAGAGTGAACCCCTTTGCACCCGAGGTTCCGTGCCACCGGGTGATCCGCTCCGACCTGACGATCGGTGGTTTTTCCGGACAGGTCGAAGGCCCGAGTATTGAGGAGAAGAAGGCGCTTCTGGCCCGCGAAGGGGTGAGGTTCGACGGCGACCGGCTTTCCAGGCGAGAGGATGTCTACCGTTTTGACGATCTCTAG